GCTGCTCGACCAGGCCCTCCACGTCGTACCCCGGAAGTGCTCGCAAGAGCTCCTCCAGGAAGAACGGATTCCCGCCGGTGCGGTGATGCAACGCCGTCGCGGCGCGCAGCGGCGCCGGCGCGCCGGTCGCGGCCGCCAGCATGGCCGCGGTCTGCGCCGGCGTCAGACGATTCAGGCGTACGTGCGCGACCGCGTGCCGCCGCTCCATCCGGGCCAGCAGGCCGGCCACCGGCTGGCGGCGCGACACCTCGTCCGGCCGGTACGTCCCGATCAGCAGCCGCGGGCCCTGCTGGTCGGCGATCCGCTCGAACAGGGCGGCGCTCTCCGAGTCGGCCCAGTGCAGATCCTCGAACACGATGACCGCGGGCGCGTCGCCGATCAGCTCCGCCACGATCGCCAGCCCGACGTGCAGCCGCTCGACCGGGCTCCGCTTCGGGTCGGTGAGCGCCGCCAGCTGCTCCTCGTCGACCTCCGGCCGGCCGTCGATGGCGTCGAGCAGCACCTCGTAGGGCCGGGAGAGGGAACCGGGCTCGGCCTGCCCGACCAGGACCACGGTCTCGGCCGAGACGGTGCCGAGCAGCTCGTGCACCAGCCGGGTCTTACCGATCCCCGGCTCACCCGCGATGATCGCCACCGCGGGCTCGCGCGCGGAGACGAGCCGCGCCAGGCGGCGCAGCTCGCTCTCCCGCCCGATCATCACTGGACTGGCACCGCCGCGGACCGTTCGCACGAGGCCAGCGTACTGGTGGGCTGTCCGCGTACCGCCGAGGCTTTTCTCACCCTGCGGACCAGGCGCCGGAGGCCGGCCGCGGTGATCAGCCGCTCGCGGTCCGCCTCGGCGATCAGCTGGGTGCGGCGCTCGTTCGCGAGCGTGAGCATGATCTCCGGGTGCATCAACATCTTCGTCTCCCCAACTCGTCGTCCGATGCGTCAATCATCGATCGGCGAGAGCGGGGCGGCATGGGGAGCGCTTACCTATCTTCCCAGCTCAGGACGGTTTAGGTGCGCTTCGTCAGGGGTCTAGGTATACCTAGCTTCCTCGTCAGATCGACGGTGCGGAGGTCGGGCACGGTGGGCAGGGTCAGGACGGTCTCCTCCATGGTGGCCAGCACTCTGGTGATGCGCGCGCTGCGGGCCAGGTGCTTGTATTGGCTGCGGGCGTGCCGCAGGTCGGACGCGGCGATGGTCAGCAGGCCGCGGTGGCGCAGCGGGTCGTTCTCGCCGACCGGGACGAGCCGGTCGTACAGTTTCGTGCCGGAGTCCACCCGCTGGTCGCTGACCTGGACCAGCGCCAGGTCGAAGTGCGCGCCGCCGACACGCTGCTGGAGGCTGGTCGCCTCGTACAGGGTCTGCGCCGCGGCGTCGAGGTTGCCGAGCCGGTACTGGCACCAGCCGGCCAGGCTCAGGTCGTGCTTGCTGCGGCGGCTCAGCGACTCGTCGAGCGACCGCTGGTAAAGCTCGGCCGCCTCCTTCTCCGGCTCGCGGCCCAGGGACAGCACGTTGGCCAGATTCTTGCGGTACCACCGGGTGTCCTTGATCCGGACCGCGTTGCGGAACGCCTGCTCGGCGCCGTCCAGGTCCGGCTTGTCCAGATGGTAACGACACCAGCCGAGCACGTTCCAGGCGTCTGCGTCGTCCGGGTGCTCGTCGAGCAGCAGCCGGGACAGCCGGATGGCGGGCTCGAACGTCCCGGCGTCGGCCAGCGTCCAGATGAGCGTGCCCATCACCCAGGCGCTGTGCGGCGCCGCGGTCGCCGCTCGGTCGAGCACCTCGAACGCCTTGTCGTAGCGGTCGAGGGCCGCGTACGTCTGGCCGAGCCGGGTCGCGGTCGCCGCGTCCCGCGGATACGCCTTCTGCGCCTGCTCGAAGATCTTCGCGGCGCCCGGGTGATCACCGGTGCCGAGCAGCAGAAGGCCGAGTGTCGCCAGGGCGCCGTAGTGGTTCGGCACGTCCCGCAACGCCCGCCGGCTCCCCTTGATCGCCTCGGTGGTGTTGCCGAGCAGCCGGTGGGCTTCGGCTTGCAGGGCGTAGGCGTTCGGGGTGCAGACGGAGTCGAGCACGTCCAGGGCGGCCTGGTAGTCCCCGCTGTCGATCTCGAGCTGGGCCCGTACGGTCAGGATGTCGGTGTTCTCCGGGTGCTCCGCGGCCAGCTCCGTCAGCTCCGCACGGGCCTGATCCGGGTGGCGCCGCCCGACCAGCTGAGCGTGCAGCAGCCGCGCCCGGATGTCGCCGGGACGGTGGCCGAGCACGGTGGTGAGATGGACCTCCGCCTCCTCGGGCCGCCCGGCCAGCAGCAGCGCGGCGGCGAGCTCGATCCGGGCGTCGAGGTTCCCGGCGCCGCGGCCGAGGGCCTTGTGGGCGTAGGCGATGGCGGCGTCCGCGTCGCCGATGGTGCGCGCCACCACGGCCTGCCGGATCAGGATCTCACCGCGCCGCGGGGCCAGCCGGGCCGCGGTCGCCAGGGTCGCCGCGGCGTCGGTGAACCGGCCGGTGGCGCTTTGCAGGTCGGCACGCAGCAGCAGGATGTCCAGGGTGTCCGGGACATCGGGCGCGGTCACCAGGTCGAGGGCCTCGTCGCTGCGGCCGAGGCGGGCCAGGACCCGGGCGAGCCGGAACACGTCCTGTGCCTCGGAGCCGGTCTCGATCAGCAGGTCCCGCGCGGTCGCCTCGGCCTCGGCGAGGTCGCCGCCGGCGGCGAGGTGGATGTCCACGGCGAGGCGCTTCGCGTCCCGGCGATGAGGTTCGCGGACCTCCAGCTCGTCCAGCGCCACCCGGGCGCCGTCGAGGTCCCCGTCGGCGAACAGGACCTGAGCCCGCAGCCACCACGGCTCGGCCCACTCGGGTGCCAGCGTGGAACTGCGCTCGGTGGCCTCGAGTGCCGCGGTGCGGCGTTTGTGGGCGGCCGAGCTGGTGGGCCGGTGCGCGGTGGAGCCCCGGAACAGCGCCGTCGCGACGAGCAGGTGGGCCATCGCGCTGGCCGGGTGCCGCTCCGCCACGGACCGGGCTTTGGCCAGCGCCGTGTCCGTCTCGCCGCGGGAGATCATCAACTCGACCTCGAGCGCTTGCAGGTAGAGGTCGTCCGGCCACGCCAGGAGTCCCTGCTCGACCATGGCCTGCGCCTCGTCCGGGCGACCCGCGACGGTCAGGGTGTCGGCGTATTCGAACCAGTCGCCGGCATGCGAGCGCGGGTTGGCGTGCAGCCGTTCGAACCGGTCGACCGCCTCGCTGACCAGGCCGAGTTGCTGGGCCAGCTCGGCGTGCAGACGCAGCACCTCGGGTTGCGTGCGGGCCTGCAGCGCCACGCCTCTGATCACCGCGAGGGCGTCCTCGAGGTCGCCGGCCTCCCGCAGGGCGGACGCCTCCAGCACGACGGCGGGCCAGGCGTCCGGGTCGAGCGCGCGCGCCCGCCGGGCCAGCCGGATCGCCTCGTCGACACCGTTGGCCTCGTGCTGGGACAGCCACGTCTCGCCGGCGCGCAGCAGCACGTCCACGTCGTCCGGTGCGGCCGCCAGGGCCGCGTGCAGGTCGGCCGAGGCCCGGTCCCGATCGTCCATGGCGGCTCGCGCCGCGGCCCGGCGCACCAGCAGCCGCGCGTCGGTGGGGTCGGCCCGCAACGCGAGGTCGAACGCCTCGACGGCCTCCTGGTGGCGGTCCAGCAGCATCAGGGCCTCGGCCCGCACTCCGGCGGCCACGCCGGGCCGGGCCCGGTCGGCCTCCTCCAGGGCGGGCAGCGCCTGGCCGGGGCGGCCGGCGGCGAGCAGCAGCCGCGCGGCCTCGACCAGCAGGGGGAGGGCCGTGGGGTCCTGCCCGGCGCGCAGCACCTCGGCGCGCAGCAGACACAGTTCGGGGTCGGCCGGCAGCGCGAGCAGGGCGGTCTGGATGGTCGCCTCGGCTTCGCTCACGCGGTCGGCCGCCAGGTAGGCCCGGGCCAGCGTACGGCCGTGCTCGGGCGCGCCGGCTTCCGTCGCCGCGGCCAGCGCCAGATGCGGCAGCGCCTCCGCCAGCCGCCCCTGCCCGGCCAGCGCCATCCCGAAGTCACCGCGGTCGCGTGCCGACATGGTCGTCACCGGCTCCCGCTCGAAGAGCGCGACGGCCTCGCCGAACAGGTCGGCCGCCCGATCGTCCTGTCCCCGGTTACGGGCGGTCTCGCCGCGGAGCGTAAGGATCACCGCGCTGATCACCTCCAGCCCGGTGTTCAGCTCGTCGATCCGCTGTTGCGCGGCCTTCAGCAGGGTGTCGCATCGCGAGAGATTGCCGAGCCGCAGTTCGGTCCGGGCGCGTTCGACGACCGCCCGCACCAGCGCCTCCGGCAGGACCTCGCTGGGCAGGGTGGACTCGGGCGACCCGCCGGGCCAGAAGGTCAGCGCCAACGGCCCCTCGATCAGACCCATGATCGGCCTCCGTCCAGAGGATCACGGCCCACCGGCACCGGCGGGCCGAACGGAATCTTCGACGCCGACTCCTTCGCCCGGGTGTGGATCACCCGTGCTTGCGCCGGCTCGCGGAGGCGGGCTATCCACATCGCGCTCATCAGGTCGCGCAGCACCATCGACACCACCGGCTTCTCCTCGTCCATCAGCTCCTCCGCGGCGCTGTGCAACTTCGCGATCGTGTCGAGGGGGTAGCCGACGTTGCGCATCACCTTGGCCCGAGCCAGCTCCTCGTCGAAACGGTCGACGACGTCCTGGTCACCGGGTTCCACCGGCTGCTCGTCGCCGCCGGCGGCGACGCGTGCCACGCGCCACGCCTTCTCGACCTGCTCGGCGACGGTGGTGAGCCGGTTACGCAGCGGGGTGTCCAGCCCGGCGGAGTTCGCCCGCAACTGCCGCAGCAGCAGGGTGGCGCGCTGGGCGTCGGACGGCCATTCCGGTTTGCCGCCGGCGGCCGGTTCAACCGTGGGATCGAACTCCAGGAACACCGTGGCGTACAGATAACTGGGTCCCAGCGCGTGCAACGCGTACCTGTCCGCGCACAGCAGCCGCTGGCCGGGCGTCAACGGGTTCTTCTGCGCCCAGTTGGCCGCCACCGCCTTGCCGACCCGCCGGCCCACCAGCGGCAGCGCCCACAGGCTCCACTGCGGATAACCCAGCGGCAGGTGCCGGCGCCCGACCGCGCTCATCAGCGCCAGCGGCGACCGGTTCGGATCGTCCCGCAGCCGCGGCGGCACCGGGCCCATCAGGTGTTCGACCAGCGCCTTGTAGGCGGCCATCAGCGTCGCGTCGAGGTCGAAGCGGACGAGTGCCGGGACGGCCGAGACGTCCTCGGTCTCCAGCGGCAGCCCGCGTACCGCCATCCCGGCCAGCAGCTCCAGGTAGCGGCTCAGCACCTCGTGGCCGCGGCGGGGCATCTCGGCGCGGAAACGCCGCCACGGGTCGGGCTCCTCGCCCAGTTCCCGGAGCAGAGCCTGGTACTCGTCGTGGGCGTCGCGCAGCGCCGGGACCGGCAGCCCGGCCACCGACCACCGCCGGACGTCCTGGAACGACTCGTACACCAGGTCCCGCAGCTCGCCCAGCCTCTTGAGCTCGGCGTCGGCGTCCCGCAGGTGACGCCGGACCTGCTCGATCCGCTGCGTCCGGACGTTTTCGGTGTCCTTGCCGGGCCGATGGGTGACGGCGTTGGGCCGGGGCAGGCCGGTGCCCGGGGTGGCCGACCTGCCGAGCAGGCCGTCGAGTCGCCGCCGGATCACGCCGATGTGCACGCTGAGGTCGTTCTCGGCGGCGGCGAGGCTTCCTTCCGGGGACAGGAAGTCCTCCACCGCGTTGAGCCGGTCGTCCTGCTCGGTCATCGCGTCGATGACGCAGGTGACCTCCTCCAGCGCCTGTTTCAGCACGTCCAACCGGGTTTGCAGGATCAGGTCGGCGGGCATGGCGGGACTCCTTCGGCGGCGGTCGGCTCAGATCAGTGAGCGCACCCAGTCGTCCAGGTGCTCGGGGGCGGGGTGGGCGGCGGTGGCGTCCAGCCGGGCCAGCCAGGCCACGGTCAGCACGTCGCGGATCTGGAAACCGATCCCGCCGTCCGGTTTGCGGTTGCCGTCGAGGGCCTGGGCGAGTTGCCGGAGGACGGCGTTGCGCCAGGCGTACCGCAGCGGCCGGACCTTCTTGCCGAGCAGGGCGAGGGTGGTGGTCACCTGCCGCCGGATCGTCGCCTGCTGCTCGGCGCTCACCGCCGCGGACGCCGGCGCGTGCTCGCCGAGCGCGGCCCAGGCCAGGGTGAGCTGCTCGTGAACCATCCGATAGCGACCCTCCGGGGGCTCGCCCGCGGTCAGCCGGTTCAGCGCCTCCAGGAGCACGGCCGCCCGGACGGGATCCGGCGGATGGCTGCGCCGCGGGTCGATCGTGGCGTCGGCGGTGGGGTCCAGGCGGTGCAGCAGCATGGTGCACGGGTAGGCGGGCCCGGTCGCGAAGGTGGCGAACACGTCGCAGAACAGTTCCTCGGCCTGCGGGCCGGTGCAGCCCGGCCAGCCGCCGAGGGCCTCGGCGCCGAGCGGCCGCACGGTGTTGGTGATCGGGTCGTACAGGTCGAACCGCGTGGTCAGCACGTGTCCGAACTCGTGGGCCATCACCGGCAGGTCCCACACCCCGTGGTCGGGCACCCGGCGGCGGATCACGAAGGCGGCCCGGTGCAGGAACTCGGACTCGCCGGGCACCGTCGGGCGGGCCAGTCCGGGATCCACGGTGGCGGCCAGCTCCGCGATCAGCCGGTCGGCCTCGGCGCAGGCGCCGTCGTCGAGGCCGTCGCGGCGGGCCAGCGTTCCGGTGGCCAGCGCGAACGCCTCGTCGACCACGCGGTCGGTGGCCTGGCGCCGCTCGGTGAGGGCGGCCAGCCGGTCGGTGCTCACGTCGTACTTGCGGGTGCGGTCGGCGAGATCGGCCAGCCCGGTGTCGGTCTCGTCGATCGTGGTGGCGAGTTTGGCATACATGGCCTGGCCGGCGCCGGGCAGCTGGGTGGCTACGCCGGCCATCGCCTGACGCGCCCGCCTCAGCCGGAAACGGTCGAGCTCGATCCGGGCCAGGATCACGTCCTTGTCGGAGGGCATGGCTAGTCGCCGAGCGCCGGGGTGGCGGTGGCGCGGGCGACGACGAGGCGTACGCCCGGCACCCGCTCGAACGGCACGCCGGTGTCCAGGTAGTCCCGCCCCATCCAGACGGTGATGCCCAGGGCCGCCACGATGCCGCCGCCACCGGCCGCCAGGACCCACGCGGCGATCGGCGGGAACGCCGCCGCCACCGGCGCGATCACCCGGCCGAGTGCCCGCACGATCTTGTCGAGGGCGTCGACGATCCGGCCGTGCCGCTGCTCCAGCTCCTTCAACCGGTCGGCGCCCTCGCGCAGCGCGGCGTCCAGGTCGGTCCGGCCGCGAGCCGCCTGAACCGCGGTGGCCATCCTGGTCTCCAGCGCGGACACGGCCAGGACGTCCCGCGCCAGCTTCTGCGCGACGGTGCCGGAGTGCCCGTCCCACCACTTGCGAGCCCACTCGCCCACCTGGTCCTTGAGGTTGTCCGGCACCAGCCGGGCCAGGGCGCGCAGCGCCCGCATGACCGCCCGCATGCCGGCCCGGGCCAGCGCGGCGATCTTGTCGCCGGTGTGCAGCAGGGCCTCGGCCGTGCCCAGGGCCGCGCCGAACAGCGGCTGCACCTGCGAGCCGGGAATCGTGGCCAGGCCGGTGACGGCGTCGGCGCCGAGTTGCGCGGTGCGGCGCACGATGCCCGCGACGGTGGCCGGCAGGTCGGTGAAGAACTCCTGCGGGTCGCCGCTGGCGCCGGCGAACAGGTTGCCGACCGCGGACGTGCCCGCCTCCTGGAGCCGGTCGGCGGCGCTCAGGCCGTCGACGGCGCCGGCCAGGACCGTCGGCGGGGCCGGCGCGGGCGCCTCCGGCATGGTCGCGGCGGCCGAGGCGAGCAGTACCTCGCCCACCTCCAGTTCGGTGAGCGCGAGCGTCAGCTCGTCCTCGGCGGTGGGCGCCGGGAGACCCTCGACGGCCGGCGCGTCGTGCTCCTCGAGTCCGGCCACCGCGCCGGCGGACTCCCGGGCGAGCGCGGCCGACAGCAGGTCGCCGGCCAGCGCGAGCACCTCGCTCTCGTCGCCCTTGTCG
Above is a genomic segment from Actinoplanes ianthinogenes containing:
- a CDS encoding tetratricopeptide repeat protein produces the protein MGLIEGPLALTFWPGGSPESTLPSEVLPEALVRAVVERARTELRLGNLSRCDTLLKAAQQRIDELNTGLEVISAVILTLRGETARNRGQDDRAADLFGEAVALFEREPVTTMSARDRGDFGMALAGQGRLAEALPHLALAAATEAGAPEHGRTLARAYLAADRVSEAEATIQTALLALPADPELCLLRAEVLRAGQDPTALPLLVEAARLLLAAGRPGQALPALEEADRARPGVAAGVRAEALMLLDRHQEAVEAFDLALRADPTDARLLVRRAAARAAMDDRDRASADLHAALAAAPDDVDVLLRAGETWLSQHEANGVDEAIRLARRARALDPDAWPAVVLEASALREAGDLEDALAVIRGVALQARTQPEVLRLHAELAQQLGLVSEAVDRFERLHANPRSHAGDWFEYADTLTVAGRPDEAQAMVEQGLLAWPDDLYLQALEVELMISRGETDTALAKARSVAERHPASAMAHLLVATALFRGSTAHRPTSSAAHKRRTAALEATERSSTLAPEWAEPWWLRAQVLFADGDLDGARVALDELEVREPHRRDAKRLAVDIHLAAGGDLAEAEATARDLLIETGSEAQDVFRLARVLARLGRSDEALDLVTAPDVPDTLDILLLRADLQSATGRFTDAAATLATAARLAPRRGEILIRQAVVARTIGDADAAIAYAHKALGRGAGNLDARIELAAALLLAGRPEEAEVHLTTVLGHRPGDIRARLLHAQLVGRRHPDQARAELTELAAEHPENTDILTVRAQLEIDSGDYQAALDVLDSVCTPNAYALQAEAHRLLGNTTEAIKGSRRALRDVPNHYGALATLGLLLLGTGDHPGAAKIFEQAQKAYPRDAATATRLGQTYAALDRYDKAFEVLDRAATAAPHSAWVMGTLIWTLADAGTFEPAIRLSRLLLDEHPDDADAWNVLGWCRYHLDKPDLDGAEQAFRNAVRIKDTRWYRKNLANVLSLGREPEKEAAELYQRSLDESLSRRSKHDLSLAGWCQYRLGNLDAAAQTLYEATSLQQRVGGAHFDLALVQVSDQRVDSGTKLYDRLVPVGENDPLRHRGLLTIAASDLRHARSQYKHLARSARITRVLATMEETVLTLPTVPDLRTVDLTRKLGIPRPLTKRT